The Synergistales bacterium DNA segment TCTGGGTGACGCGGCGGGCATCGGGACGCTGGGAATCAAGGGGGTCCAGGATCTGGAAGAGGGCCTGCGGGAGACGGCCCCCGATATGGTGATCGACTTCACCTCCGCCAATATCGTGATGGACAATCTCAAGGTCTACGCCGCCCGGGGCGTGGACGCCGTGATCGGCACCACAGGCTTCGACGCGGAGATGATGGAGCAGGCCTGCACCATGGCCGGCGACGCCGATGTCCGCTGGGCCATCATCTCCAACTTCGGCCCCGGGATCAACCTGGTGCTGGAGTTCCTCCACAAGGCGCGGCAGTACTACCCCTACGTGAGCGTGGTGGACCGCCACCCGGCCCGGATGGCCAACGCCCCCAGCGGGACCGCCGTCAGCCTGGCCCAGGCGGCCGCGCCGGACACCCCGGGGGAACACCGCAGCTCCGAGGTGCTGCCCGGTGTCCTGGGCGCCACGGAACAGGGCGTGCAGATCCTGGCCCAGCGGCTGCCCTACCCCGGCCCCTACTCGGAGCACGAGATCACCCTGGCCCGGGAGGACGAGACGATCCGCATCAACGTGCAGGACTTCTCCAGCGCCGTCTACATGGACGGCGTGATGGAGGCCGTGGCCAAGCTCCCCGGGTTCCCCGGGGGGACCGTGGTCACCTCGCTGGACGAGCTGGATCGCTCCTGACCGGCTTACTGGGCGGCGGGAGCATACTTCACTGTAAGGAGGCTATCCATCTCCAATGAAAGAGAACAGACTCACCATAGCCTTTGAAAGCGGTCAGCTGACCTACAGCGACTACGACGTGGATCTCTACAACACGGGTATCACCCAGGTCCTCAGCGTGGCCGCCGCCAGGGGGCACGAGATCTACCACTTCCGTATGGAGGATCTCTACTGGCACGGCGAGGAGCCCTTCGCCAGGGCCTCGGTGCTGGAGCTTCCTCCGGGGTGGGACGGCGAGCCCGTCACGGCCCACCAGTTTGTGACCAAGGTGGACGAACGGCCTCTGCATCTGGCCGATGTGGACATCTGCTTCGCCCGGGGCGACGACATCCGCAATCTCGAGGAGACGCCGAATATCGACATCCTGCGGACGCTGGACGGCCGGGGGGCGCTCTTCGAGAGCCTCAACGCCACCCTGGTCTCCACCGACAAGTACGAGCTGGTCAAACGGGTGCCCGAGGTGCCCCAGCCGGTCACCTTCGCCGCTTCCGCCATGGAGGAGGCGCTGGAGGCCCTGGAGCGGCTGCCGCGGGAGCACGACTACTTCATCATCAAGGACCGCTACGGCTACGGCTGCGGTCTGCAGGTCCACCGGGTGAGCTTCGACGACCCCGAGCTGGAAGAGGTGCTCCACATGTACCTCTCCATGTACGGCCGTATCCTGCTGCAGGAGTTCTGTCCGGAGGTCAGAAACGGCGACCTGGTGGTCACCTTCTTCGACGGCGATCTCATCGCCCCCATGTTGCGGGAGCCCGCCTACGGCGAGTGGAAGACCAACATGTCCTTCGGCTGCAACCAGATCCTCCACGTGCTCACCAACGAGCAGGAGAGCATCGCCCGGAGCGTCATCGAGGCCTTCCCGGAGCTGCGCTACGCCTCGGTGGACATGCTCACCACCGGCAAGGTCATCGAGATCAACGCCTTCCCCGGCGGCATCGGCCTCTACGATATCTACGGCATCTCCGTGGGCGCCATCATCATGGACAGGATCGAGTCGGAGCTCCTCCAGCTGGCGCCGCCCAGGACGGAGATCGCCGCCTCGGTGGTGGAGCAGCCCGTCACCCACTGGAGCAATGTCTACGAGTACTTCGAGCAGTTCGACGAGCGTCTCCCCGTGGTGGATGTCTTCGGCGACGAGACCTACGAGCTGGCCATCCGCGATCTGGTGGAGTTCACGCCCCGGTCCAACGACTACATCCTCTCCATCCCCCACTCGGGTGTGCTGGTGCCGGAGCGCTTCGCCGACCGCTTCGACCTGGGCCCCGGATGCCTCAAGGAGATCGACATGCTCAGCGACGTGCTCTACGAGGGGCTCGACGGCCTGCAGCTCATCTCCCGGCTGGCTCCTTTCTTAGTGGACATGAACCGCAGCCGCGACGGGCTGGACGACGAGAACCTCCCCTTCCATCTCAAGAACTCCGCCACGGAGTACTACAACATCGAGAACGAACTGCTCCTCCAGCGTCCCTATACGCCCGAGGAGCGGGCCAGGGTGATCCGCTACTACGATCTCTACCACAACATCCTGCGCTTTCTCATCGACAACATGATCTCCGAGCGCGGCTACGCCCTGATTCTGGACGCCCACTCCATGTCCTCCGTGGGCTGGGGCCGGGTCTACGACGAGGGCGAGGAACGGAGCAACTTCGTGGTGGGCACCCTGGACGACCGCTCCGCCGACGCCGAGATCATCCACTCCTTCTACAGCGGTCTGGAGAACGCCGCCATGACCCACGATATCGGGCTCACCACCGCCAAGAACGAGCCCTACTCCGGCGGATTCATCACCAGGATGCACAACAACCCCGCCGGCAATGTCCACGTGATCCAGCTGGAGGTCACCATGGACACCTACATGTACGAACCGGACGAGGCGAACCGCAACAAGCGCTACGCCCTCAAACAGCCGCGGCTCAAGATGGTGCGGGACATCATCACCCACGCCATCGAGTCGGCCGGGATGGCCGCCAGAAGCCTCTACTCCTGAAGCGACAGCGATGCGCCGCCCGGCAGGGGCGGCGCATCTGGTACAATGGCCTGCATACACTGTATTGCACAGGGGGTGACGCTGTGGGCGGTACGACAGAACAGGTCCGCGCGGCGGTGGTGCAGGCCGCGCCGGTGCTCTTCGACCGCGAAGGGACCCTGCGGAAGGCGCTGGACCTCTGCGGCGCGGCGGCGCAGGGGGCGAAGATCGTGGTCTTCCCGGAGAGCTATATCCCCGCCTATCCGCGGGGGCTTGCCTTCGGGACGGTGATCGGGAGCCGCTCCATGCCCGGCAGACGGGATTTCGGCCG contains these protein-coding regions:
- the dapB gene encoding 4-hydroxy-tetrahydrodipicolinate reductase, yielding MSGKRLFVSGATGNVGKHLVRTIAADEKTELVGGFCAEYDLDLGDAAGIGTLGIKGVQDLEEGLRETAPDMVIDFTSANIVMDNLKVYAARGVDAVIGTTGFDAEMMEQACTMAGDADVRWAIISNFGPGINLVLEFLHKARQYYPYVSVVDRHPARMANAPSGTAVSLAQAAAPDTPGEHRSSEVLPGVLGATEQGVQILAQRLPYPGPYSEHEITLAREDETIRINVQDFSSAVYMDGVMEAVAKLPGFPGGTVVTSLDELDRS
- a CDS encoding N-formylglutamate amidohydrolase; amino-acid sequence: MKENRLTIAFESGQLTYSDYDVDLYNTGITQVLSVAAARGHEIYHFRMEDLYWHGEEPFARASVLELPPGWDGEPVTAHQFVTKVDERPLHLADVDICFARGDDIRNLEETPNIDILRTLDGRGALFESLNATLVSTDKYELVKRVPEVPQPVTFAASAMEEALEALERLPREHDYFIIKDRYGYGCGLQVHRVSFDDPELEEVLHMYLSMYGRILLQEFCPEVRNGDLVVTFFDGDLIAPMLREPAYGEWKTNMSFGCNQILHVLTNEQESIARSVIEAFPELRYASVDMLTTGKVIEINAFPGGIGLYDIYGISVGAIIMDRIESELLQLAPPRTEIAASVVEQPVTHWSNVYEYFEQFDERLPVVDVFGDETYELAIRDLVEFTPRSNDYILSIPHSGVLVPERFADRFDLGPGCLKEIDMLSDVLYEGLDGLQLISRLAPFLVDMNRSRDGLDDENLPFHLKNSATEYYNIENELLLQRPYTPEERARVIRYYDLYHNILRFLIDNMISERGYALILDAHSMSSVGWGRVYDEGEERSNFVVGTLDDRSADAEIIHSFYSGLENAAMTHDIGLTTAKNEPYSGGFITRMHNNPAGNVHVIQLEVTMDTYMYEPDEANRNKRYALKQPRLKMVRDIITHAIESAGMAARSLYS